One Phycisphaera mikurensis NBRC 102666 DNA window includes the following coding sequences:
- a CDS encoding efflux RND transporter periplasmic adaptor subunit, whose protein sequence is MTQTATATSPPAATAAAPALRLTRGQAQPGPDECFARLRSFRGPTEAFLAELLGLQAALAGAVAGWVFAAGSAEPLAATGAVDAASTARAAALAAGEASPPGPFRLQPLAGPEGPVTVLRLPVPVAAGADAVTRERLALTATLYGLHEQRLAAERAGAGLAVAAIAAVAGEEASFEAGALALAAALVDRLGPGAQAAAVGWPGRGGRVRVAAIAPLTDADAGTSAHQALAAALAEASRSPLPHTDPAAALAAEALGTPAAAAVAARPGEPAAGPVLLLGFDPARLDPGLAAARLAAVAAAARGPLALLARADRPLAGRLPEALARVAVRGGVGRRVVAAALAVALGAVALVPVPATVRAGFTAEADGARTVAAAAEGQLASVAVMPGDAVRAGVTVLGTLATDELRLERATLLAERSTHRREADDTRGHDPTASRLAELEVERLDAAIALADHRIAAARLVSPISGVVTSPDLHPRIGTPVTRGETLFEVADPARLTAAVAVPEAVAHRVRVGARGRLRPASHPGVSLPVTVTRLSPRGEATAAGTVFRVEVAFDRVPGWLKEGSRGQARIDAGHAPLLGQWVGPTLDALRLHMP, encoded by the coding sequence ATGACCCAGACCGCCACCGCCACCTCGCCCCCCGCCGCGACGGCGGCTGCGCCGGCCCTGCGGCTGACGCGGGGACAGGCCCAGCCGGGTCCGGACGAGTGCTTCGCCCGCCTCCGGAGCTTCCGCGGGCCCACGGAGGCCTTCCTCGCCGAGCTGCTCGGGCTGCAGGCGGCGCTGGCCGGCGCCGTGGCCGGGTGGGTCTTCGCGGCGGGATCGGCCGAGCCGCTGGCGGCGACGGGGGCGGTGGACGCGGCCTCCACCGCGCGGGCGGCGGCGCTGGCTGCGGGCGAGGCTTCCCCGCCGGGCCCGTTCCGTCTGCAGCCGCTGGCCGGGCCCGAGGGCCCGGTGACGGTGCTCCGCCTCCCGGTCCCGGTCGCGGCGGGGGCCGACGCCGTCACCCGCGAGCGGCTCGCGCTCACCGCGACGCTCTACGGCCTGCACGAGCAGCGGCTCGCCGCCGAGCGGGCGGGCGCCGGCCTGGCGGTCGCGGCGATCGCGGCGGTGGCCGGGGAAGAGGCGTCCTTCGAGGCGGGGGCGCTCGCGCTGGCGGCGGCGCTGGTGGACCGGCTGGGACCCGGTGCCCAGGCGGCGGCGGTGGGCTGGCCCGGCCGCGGCGGGCGGGTCCGGGTGGCGGCGATCGCGCCGCTCACCGACGCCGACGCCGGCACGTCCGCCCACCAGGCGCTGGCGGCGGCGCTCGCGGAGGCGAGCCGGTCTCCGCTGCCGCACACGGACCCCGCGGCCGCCCTCGCGGCGGAGGCGCTGGGCACGCCCGCCGCCGCCGCCGTCGCGGCCCGGCCCGGGGAGCCCGCGGCCGGGCCGGTGCTGCTGCTGGGCTTCGACCCCGCCCGGCTGGATCCGGGGCTGGCGGCGGCGCGGCTGGCCGCCGTCGCCGCCGCCGCCCGGGGCCCGCTGGCGTTGCTGGCGCGGGCCGATCGGCCGCTCGCGGGGCGCCTGCCCGAGGCTCTCGCCCGCGTGGCGGTCCGCGGAGGCGTCGGCCGGCGCGTGGTCGCGGCGGCGCTGGCCGTGGCGCTGGGGGCGGTCGCGCTGGTCCCGGTGCCGGCGACGGTGCGGGCGGGCTTCACCGCGGAGGCCGACGGTGCCCGCACCGTGGCGGCCGCGGCCGAGGGCCAGCTCGCCTCGGTCGCGGTGATGCCCGGCGACGCGGTGCGCGCCGGGGTCACCGTGCTCGGGACGCTCGCCACCGACGAGCTGCGGCTGGAGCGGGCCACCCTCCTCGCCGAGCGGAGCACCCACCGGCGCGAGGCTGACGACACGCGCGGCCACGACCCGACGGCCTCCCGCCTCGCGGAGCTGGAGGTCGAACGGCTCGACGCCGCGATTGCGCTCGCCGACCACCGCATCGCCGCGGCCCGGCTGGTCTCGCCGATCTCCGGGGTCGTGACCTCCCCGGACCTGCACCCGCGGATCGGCACGCCGGTCACGCGGGGGGAGACGCTCTTCGAGGTTGCCGACCCCGCGCGCCTGACCGCCGCGGTGGCCGTCCCCGAGGCGGTGGCGCACCGGGTGCGGGTGGGGGCCCGCGGCCGGCTGCGGCCGGCGTCGCACCCCGGGGTCTCGCTACCGGTCACCGTGACGCGCCTCAGCCCCCGGGGCGAAGCCACCGCGGCCGGCACCGTGTTCCGCGTGGAGGTCGCCTTCGACCGCGTTCCCGGCTGGCTGAAGGAGGGTTCGCGGGGGCAGGCCCGGATCGACGCCGGCCACGCCCCGCTCCTGGGGCAGTGGGTGGGTCCGACGCTGGACGCGCTGCGGCTGCACATGCCATGA
- a CDS encoding general stress protein: protein MPAGVHQTAPDTDRPVLGTFKTYAEAQALVDRLSDAGFPVEHCAIVGEGLQFVEKVTGRLNPGKAALQGAGSGAVLGLFIGLLLGAFTLEPGGWVNFLLMCVLYGAILGAIFRLLTYLLTGGKRDFSSVGSLAAQRFKVLCDAEFTGEARRAAGLDGSAADGPDAGEDAPAVPAA from the coding sequence ATGCCCGCCGGCGTCCACCAGACCGCTCCCGACACCGATCGCCCCGTGCTGGGCACCTTCAAGACCTACGCCGAGGCGCAGGCCCTCGTCGACCGCCTCAGCGACGCCGGGTTCCCCGTCGAGCACTGCGCGATCGTCGGTGAGGGGCTGCAGTTCGTCGAGAAGGTGACCGGCCGGCTCAACCCCGGGAAGGCGGCGCTGCAGGGCGCCGGCTCGGGCGCGGTCCTGGGCCTGTTCATCGGCCTGCTGCTGGGCGCCTTCACCCTGGAGCCGGGCGGCTGGGTCAACTTCCTGCTCATGTGCGTGCTCTACGGGGCGATCCTCGGCGCGATCTTCCGCCTGCTCACCTACCTGCTGACCGGCGGGAAGCGTGACTTCTCGAGCGTCGGCTCCCTGGCGGCGCAGCGCTTCAAGGTGCTCTGCGATGCGGAGTTCACCGGCGAGGCGCGGCGGGCCGCCGGCCTGGACGGATCCGCTGCCGACGGTCCCGACGCGGGCGAAGACGCCCCGGCGGTGCCGGCGGCGTGA
- a CDS encoding efflux RND transporter periplasmic adaptor subunit, producing the protein MLLAAALAAWLPLAADASAVEPAADAEADPAAAADATDAPIGVVRPSREVVLRALTGGSLAEVAVREGAAVAAGDLLARLDDSVQAARVAAAGVRASATAEAVELAAVAEQARRELGRTEEAAASGAAPAWELEAARTAVTVAEARRDAAGQRRALAAAELAVEEALLAQHRLVAPFDAVVLAVEAAEGGSVAARDPVLRLAALDPLHAVVYLPERLHDRLAGAGRDGPGPRVRFRSSLAGAEALRGRLIAALPEIDPGSRSFRCVFEIENPGGRLPAGFTVGLDLATLGADPVADAAAD; encoded by the coding sequence ATGCTCCTCGCCGCCGCGCTCGCGGCGTGGCTGCCGCTCGCGGCGGACGCCTCGGCGGTGGAACCCGCCGCGGACGCCGAGGCCGATCCAGCCGCCGCGGCCGACGCGACCGACGCCCCCATCGGGGTCGTGCGGCCGAGCCGGGAGGTCGTCCTGCGGGCGCTCACCGGCGGCTCGCTGGCGGAGGTCGCGGTGCGTGAGGGCGCGGCCGTCGCGGCCGGCGACCTGCTGGCGCGGCTGGACGACTCGGTGCAGGCCGCCCGCGTCGCCGCGGCCGGGGTCCGCGCCTCCGCCACCGCCGAGGCGGTGGAGCTCGCGGCCGTGGCGGAGCAGGCCCGCCGGGAGCTGGGACGCACCGAGGAGGCCGCCGCCTCGGGCGCGGCCCCGGCGTGGGAGCTGGAGGCGGCGCGGACGGCGGTCACGGTGGCCGAGGCCCGCCGCGACGCGGCGGGGCAGCGCCGGGCGCTGGCCGCCGCCGAGCTGGCGGTGGAGGAGGCCCTGCTGGCCCAACACCGCCTGGTGGCCCCCTTCGACGCCGTCGTGCTCGCGGTCGAGGCGGCGGAGGGCGGGAGCGTGGCGGCGCGGGATCCGGTGCTGCGGCTGGCGGCGCTGGACCCGCTGCACGCGGTGGTCTACCTCCCTGAGCGTCTGCACGACCGCCTCGCCGGGGCCGGCCGCGACGGCCCCGGGCCCCGCGTCCGCTTCCGCTCCTCGCTGGCGGGGGCGGAAGCGCTGCGGGGCCGGCTGATCGCGGCGCTGCCGGAGATCGATCCGGGCAGCCGCTCCTTCCGCTGCGTCTTCGAGATCGAGAACCCCGGGGGCCGCCTGCCCGCCGGCTTCACGGTGGGGCTGGACCTCGCGACGCTCGGTGCGGACCCCGTCGCCGACGCCGCGGCGGATTGA